A portion of the Anser cygnoides isolate HZ-2024a breed goose chromosome 25, Taihu_goose_T2T_genome, whole genome shotgun sequence genome contains these proteins:
- the KLHDC8A gene encoding kelch domain-containing protein 8A has translation MEVANSRDFQWKTLAPLPSRRVYSTLVEAGGQVFAIGGCDDNGIPMDCFEVYSPEADQWTALPPMPTARAGVAVATLGKRIMVIGGVGVNQTPLKIVEMYNVDEGKWKKRNSLREAAMGISVTAKDYRVYAAGGMGCDLRPHNYLQHYDMLKDIWVSLAAMPTPRYAATSFLRGTKIYVLGGRQSKYAINAFEVFDTETRSWTKFPNIPNKRAFSSFVPTEDKLFSLGGLRQGRLYRQPKFMRTVDVFDIEQGGWMKMERSFYLKKRRADFVAGYLKGRVVVAGGLGNQPTVLESAEAFHPEKNKWESLPPMPTPRCACSSIVVRNCLLAVGGVSQGLSSAVEALCVSDS, from the exons ATGGAGGTCGCCAACAGCAGAGATTTCCAGTGGAAAACCCTCGCCCCGCTGCCCAGCCGCAGGGTCTACTCCACCCTGGTGGAGGCTGGCGGGCAGGTGTTTGCCATCGGGGGCTGCGATGACAACGGCATCCCCATGGACTGCTTCGAGGTCTATTCCCCCGAGGCCGACCAGTGGACGGCGCTGCCCCCCATGCCCACGGCCAGGGCCGGGGTGGCGGTGGCCACCTTGGGCAAGCGGATCATGGTGATAGGGGGGGTCGGCGTGAACCAGACACCGCTGAAGATAGTGGAGATGTACAACGTGGATGAGGGCAAGTGGAAGAAGAGGAACTCGCTGAGGGAAGCGGCCATGGGCATCTCGGTGACGGCAAAAG ACTACAGAGTCTATGCAGCCGGAGGGATGGGGTGTGACCTGCGGCCGCACAACTACCTGCAGCACTACGACATGCTCAAGGACATCTGGGTGTCGCTGGCGGCCATGCCCACACCCAGGTACGCGGCCACCTCCTTCCTGCGAGGCACCAAGATCTACGTGCTGG GCGGGAGGCAGTCCAAGTACGCCATCAACGCCTTCGAGGTGTTCGACACCGAGACCCGATCGTGGACCAAGTTTCCCAACATCCCCAACAAAAGGGCCTTCTCCAGCTTCGTGCCCACGGAGGACAAACTCTTCAGCCTCGGGGGCCTGCGGCAGGGCCGGCTCTACCGGCAGCCCAAGTTCATGAGGACCGTGGACGTGTTTGACATCGAGCAAG GCGGCTGGATGAAGATGGAGCGCTCCTTCTACCTGAAGAAAAGGCGAGCAGACTTCGTGGCCGGCTACCTGAAAGGCAGAGTCGTCGTGGCTGGGGGGCTAG GGAACCAGCCAACCGTCCTGGAGTCGGCGGAGGCCTTCCACCCCGAGAAGAACAAGTGGGAGAGCCTGCCCCCGATGCCCACCCCGCGCTGCGCCTGCTCCAGCATCGTGGTCAGGAACTGCCTGCTGGCGGTCGGCGGGGTGAGCCAGGGGCTGAGCAGCGCGGTGGAAGCCCTCTGCGTCTCCGATTCCTAA